A stretch of DNA from Streptomyces sp. NBC_01197:
GCCCGATGTGGCGGTACTGGACGTCCGGCTGCCGGACGGCAGCGGAGTCGAGGTGTGCCGGGAGATCCGCTCGGCCGACGAGAACATCAAGTGCCTCATGCTCACCTCGTTCTCCGACGACGAGGCGCTCTTCGACGCGATCATGGCGGGCGCCTCCGGCTATGTACTGAAGGCGATCCGCGGGAGCGAGCTGCTTTCGGCCGTACGGGATGTCGCGGCCGGCAAGTCGCTGCTCGACCCGGTGGCCACGGCGCGCGTCCTGGAGCGGCTGCGCGACGGTGGCACCAGCAAAGGCGATGCCCGCCTCGCGAGCCTCACCGATCAGGAACGGAAGATTCTCGACCTGATCGGTGAGGGTCTGACCAACCGCGTCATCGGCGAACGACTGCATCTCGCCGAGAAGACGATCAAGAACTATGTCTCCAGCCTGCTCGCCAAACTGGGCATGGAGAGGCGCTCGCAGGCGGCCGCGTACGTGGCCCGGATCCAGGCCGGACAGGAGCGGGGCGAGCAGTGAGCCCCGGGGCGCGGGCGGCGACTGGCCGGCCTGGAATGGTTTGAAATGGCCCAGAACGGTTTGTTCGGCCTTATTCGGGACCTACGTCCTCAATCGTCGGGCAGCTGTCCCCTTACCGGCACGGCGTCCGGGGCGGACAGTGGAAGCCATGCCCA
This window harbors:
- a CDS encoding response regulator transcription factor; this translates as MPEDGKISVFLLDDHEVVRRGVHELLVMEDDIEIVGEAGTAADALARIPATRPDVAVLDVRLPDGSGVEVCREIRSADENIKCLMLTSFSDDEALFDAIMAGASGYVLKAIRGSELLSAVRDVAAGKSLLDPVATARVLERLRDGGTSKGDARLASLTDQERKILDLIGEGLTNRVIGERLHLAEKTIKNYVSSLLAKLGMERRSQAAAYVARIQAGQERGEQ